A stretch of Mauremys reevesii isolate NIE-2019 linkage group 25, ASM1616193v1, whole genome shotgun sequence DNA encodes these proteins:
- the LMBR1L gene encoding protein LMBR1L: MEPAELDVLGLREQLFHERVRECLICTLLFASLYILCHFIITRFKKHADFTTVEDDEDAAVDRIALSMCTFTLAVSLGAVLLLPFSIVTNEVLLLFPHNYYIQWLNGSLIHGLWNLVFLFSNLSLVFLMPFAYFFTEAEGFAGSKKGILARVYETFVVLLLLTLLVLGMVWVASAIVDEDAGSRESLYDLWEYYLPYLYSCISLFGVLLLLLCTPVGLSRMFTVTGKLLVKPRLLEDLDEQLNCTRFEEAALSRKISAGPTSCWLSLSAALLREQFLAIQSRRLALELRRGASPWQRNLAYPLAMLCLLALTGISVLVVCFHTLELLLDDAAMPRGIQDAPLGQVSFSIFGSFGAALQVVLIFYLMVSSVVGFYSSPLFTRLLPARQDTPMTKIIGNCVSLLVLSSALPVFSRTLGITRFDLLGDFGRFNWLGNFYIVFLYNMLFAALTTLCLVKKFTWAMRAELIRAFGLHKLPLPVPRTRQPSKLC; encoded by the exons ATGGAGCCGGCGGAGCTCGACGTGCTGGGGCTGCGGGAGCAGCTGTTCCACGAGCGGGTCCGGGAGTGCCTG ATCTGCACGCTGCTCTTTGCCAGCCTCTACATCCTGTGCCACTTCATCATCACCCGCTTCAAGAAGCATGCGGACTTCACCACAG TTGAGGATGACGAGGATGCTGCTGTCGACAGAATTGC gctgtcGATGTGCACCTTCACGCTGGCCGTCTCGCTGGGCGCCGTCCTGCTGCTGCCCTTCTCCATCGTCACCAACGAGGTGCTGCTGCTCTTCCCGCACAACTACTACATCCAGTGGCTGAACGGCTCCCTGATCCACG GCCTCTGGAATCTGGTCTTCCTCTTCTCCAACCTCTCCCTGGTCTTCCTCATGCCCTTCGCATATTTCTTCACCGAGGCCGAGGGTTTTGCGGGATCCAAGAAG GGCATCCTGGCCCGAGTCTACGAGACTTTCGTGGTGCTTCTGCTGCtaaccctgctggtgctggggatgGTCTGGGTGGCGTCAGCCATTGTGGACGAGGACGCGGGCAGCCGGGAATCCCTCTATG ACCTGTGGGAATACTACCTCCCCTACCTCTACTCCTGCATCTCGCTCTttggggtgctgctgctgctgt TGTGCACGCCCGTCGGCCTCTCCCGCATGTTCACCGTCACTGGGAAGCTGCTGGTCAAGCCCCGG CTGCTGGAGGATCTGGACGAGCAGCTGAACTGCACAAGGTTCGAGGAAGCCGCCCTCTCCCGCAAGATCTCTGCCG GTCCCACCTCCTGCTGGCTCAGCTTGAGTGCGGCTCTGCTCCGGGAGCAGTTCCTGGCCATCCAGAGCCGGAGACTGGCGCTGG AGCTGCGGCGTGGTGCCTCGCCCTGGCAGCGGAACCTGGCCTACCCCCTGGCCATGCTGTGCCTCCTGGCGCTGACG GGCATCTCTGTGCTCGTTGTCTGTTTCCACacgctggagctgctgctggatgATGCTGCCATGCCGCGGGGGATTCAG gatGCACCCCTGGGGCAGGTCTCCTTCTCCATCTTTGGGTCCTTCGGCGCCGCCCTGCAGGTGGTTCTCATCTT ctatctcATGGTCTCCTCAGTCGTGGGCTTCTACAGCTCCCCCCTGTTCACGAGGCTGCTCCCTGCGAGGCAAGACACCCCCATGACCAAG ATCATTGGGAACTGCGTGTCCTTGCTGGTGCTCAGCTCCGCGCTGCCCGTCTTCTCCAGGACACTGG GAATCACGCGGTTTGACCTCCTGGGCGACTTCGGCAGGTTTAACTGGCTGGGGAATTTCTACATCGTTTTCCTCTACAACATGCTCTTCGCTGCCCTCACCACGCTGTGCCTGGTGAAGAAGTTTACGTGGGCCATGCGGGCCGAGCTCATCCGAGCCTTTG GTTTGCACAAGCTGCCCCTGCCCGTGCCACGCACCCGCCAGCCCAGCAAGCTCTGCTAG
- the TUBA1B gene encoding tubulin alpha-1B chain isoform X2, with protein sequence MPSDKTIGGGDDSFNTFFSETGAGKHVPRAVFVDLEPTVIDEVRTGTYRQLFHPEQLITGKEDAANNYARGHYTIGKEIIDLVLDRIRKLADQCTGLQGFLVFHSFGGGTGSGFTSLLMERLSVDYGKKSKLEFSIYPAPQVSTAVVEPYNSILTTHTTLEHSDCAFMVDNEAIYDICRRNLDIERPTYTNLNRLISQIVSSITASLRFDGALNVDLTEFQTNLVPYPRIHFPLATYAPVISAEKAYHEQLSVAEITNACFEPANQMVKCDPRHGKYMACCLLYRGDVVPKDVNAAIATIKTKRSIQFVDWCPTGFKVGINYQPPTVVPGGDLAKVQRAVCMLSNTTAIAEAWARLDHKFDLMYAKRAFVHWYVGEGMEEGEFSEAREDMAALEKDYEEVGVDSVEGEGEEEGEE encoded by the exons ATGCCCAGTGACAAGACCATTGGTGGAGGAGACGACTCCTTCAACACCTTCTTCAGTGAGACGGGCGCTGGGAAGCACGTCCCCAGAGCCGTCTTTGTGGACTTGGAGCCAACGGTCATAG ATGAAGTGCGCACTGGGACCTACCGCCAGCTCTTCCATCCCGAGCAGCTCATCACCGGCAAGGAAGATGCTGCCAACAACTATGCCCGTGGGCACTACACCATTGGGAAAGAAATCATCGACCTGGTTCTCGACAGGATCCGCAAGCTG GCCGACCAGTGCACAGGTCTCCAGGGCTTCCTGGTCTTCCACAGCTTTGGAGGTGGCACTGGTTCTGGGTTCACCTCCCTGCTGATGGAGCGTCTGTCCGTTGACTATGGCAAGAAGTCCAAGCTGGAGTTCTCCATCTACCCTGCTCCTCAGGTCTCCACCGCAGTGGTGGAGCCCTACAACTCCATCCTGACCACCCACACCACCCTGGAGCACTCGGACTGTGCCTTCATGGTAGACAACGAGGCCATCTATGACATCTGCCGCAGGAACCTGGACATCGAGCGCCCCACCTACACCAACCTCAACCGCCTTATTAGCCAGATCGTGTCCTCCATCACCGCCTCCCTCCGATTTGATGGTGCCCTGAATGTAGATCTGACAGAGTTCCAGACCAACTTGGTGCCCTATCCCCGTATCCATTTCCCTCTGGCCACCTATGCCCCGGTCATCTCTGCTGAGAAAGCTTACCATGAGCAGCTTTCTGTAGCAGAGATCACAAACGCTTGCTTTGAGCCAGCCAACCAGATGGTGAAATGTGACCCTCGCCACGGGAAATACATGGCCTGCTGCCTGTTGTACCGTGGGGACGTGGTTCCCAAAGACGTCAATGCTGCTATTGCCACCATCAAAACCAAGCGCAGCATCCAGTTTGTGGACTGGTGCCCAACTGGCTTCAAGGTTGGTATCAACTACCAGCCTCCCACTGTGGTTCCTGGCGGCGACCTGGCCAAAGTGCAGCGGGCCGTGTGCATGCTGAGCAACACCACAGCCATAGCTGAGGCCTGGGCTCGTCTGGACCACAAGTTTGACCTGATGTATGCCAAGCGTGCCTTTGTTCACTGGTACgtaggggaggggatggaggaaggCGAGTTCTCGGAGGCGAGGGAGGACATGGCTGCCCTAGAGAAGGATTACGAAGAGGTTGGTGTGGATTCTGTTGAAGGGGAGGGTGAAGAGGAAGGGGAGGAATAG
- the TUBA1B gene encoding tubulin alpha-1B chain isoform X1, with protein sequence MRECISIHVGQAGVQIGNACWELYCLEHGIQPDGQMPSDKTIGGGDDSFNTFFSETGAGKHVPRAVFVDLEPTVIDEVRTGTYRQLFHPEQLITGKEDAANNYARGHYTIGKEIIDLVLDRIRKLADQCTGLQGFLVFHSFGGGTGSGFTSLLMERLSVDYGKKSKLEFSIYPAPQVSTAVVEPYNSILTTHTTLEHSDCAFMVDNEAIYDICRRNLDIERPTYTNLNRLISQIVSSITASLRFDGALNVDLTEFQTNLVPYPRIHFPLATYAPVISAEKAYHEQLSVAEITNACFEPANQMVKCDPRHGKYMACCLLYRGDVVPKDVNAAIATIKTKRSIQFVDWCPTGFKVGINYQPPTVVPGGDLAKVQRAVCMLSNTTAIAEAWARLDHKFDLMYAKRAFVHWYVGEGMEEGEFSEAREDMAALEKDYEEVGVDSVEGEGEEEGEE encoded by the exons ATG CGTGAGTGTATCTCTATCCACGTCGGCCAGGCTGGTGTCCAGATCGGCAATGCCTGCTGGGAGCTCTACTGCCTGGAACATGGGATCCAGCCTGATGGCCAGATGCCCAGTGACAAGACCATTGGTGGAGGAGACGACTCCTTCAACACCTTCTTCAGTGAGACGGGCGCTGGGAAGCACGTCCCCAGAGCCGTCTTTGTGGACTTGGAGCCAACGGTCATAG ATGAAGTGCGCACTGGGACCTACCGCCAGCTCTTCCATCCCGAGCAGCTCATCACCGGCAAGGAAGATGCTGCCAACAACTATGCCCGTGGGCACTACACCATTGGGAAAGAAATCATCGACCTGGTTCTCGACAGGATCCGCAAGCTG GCCGACCAGTGCACAGGTCTCCAGGGCTTCCTGGTCTTCCACAGCTTTGGAGGTGGCACTGGTTCTGGGTTCACCTCCCTGCTGATGGAGCGTCTGTCCGTTGACTATGGCAAGAAGTCCAAGCTGGAGTTCTCCATCTACCCTGCTCCTCAGGTCTCCACCGCAGTGGTGGAGCCCTACAACTCCATCCTGACCACCCACACCACCCTGGAGCACTCGGACTGTGCCTTCATGGTAGACAACGAGGCCATCTATGACATCTGCCGCAGGAACCTGGACATCGAGCGCCCCACCTACACCAACCTCAACCGCCTTATTAGCCAGATCGTGTCCTCCATCACCGCCTCCCTCCGATTTGATGGTGCCCTGAATGTAGATCTGACAGAGTTCCAGACCAACTTGGTGCCCTATCCCCGTATCCATTTCCCTCTGGCCACCTATGCCCCGGTCATCTCTGCTGAGAAAGCTTACCATGAGCAGCTTTCTGTAGCAGAGATCACAAACGCTTGCTTTGAGCCAGCCAACCAGATGGTGAAATGTGACCCTCGCCACGGGAAATACATGGCCTGCTGCCTGTTGTACCGTGGGGACGTGGTTCCCAAAGACGTCAATGCTGCTATTGCCACCATCAAAACCAAGCGCAGCATCCAGTTTGTGGACTGGTGCCCAACTGGCTTCAAGGTTGGTATCAACTACCAGCCTCCCACTGTGGTTCCTGGCGGCGACCTGGCCAAAGTGCAGCGGGCCGTGTGCATGCTGAGCAACACCACAGCCATAGCTGAGGCCTGGGCTCGTCTGGACCACAAGTTTGACCTGATGTATGCCAAGCGTGCCTTTGTTCACTGGTACgtaggggaggggatggaggaaggCGAGTTCTCGGAGGCGAGGGAGGACATGGCTGCCCTAGAGAAGGATTACGAAGAGGTTGGTGTGGATTCTGTTGAAGGGGAGGGTGAAGAGGAAGGGGAGGAATAG